Below is a genomic region from Burkholderia pseudomultivorans.
GCGCGTCAGGCGTTCCCCGTCCTGCCAGATCCAGTGCGTGTCGATCGCCGTGACCTTGCCCGGCGCGGCGGCCGCGACGTGCGTAAACATCGCGAGCGACACGTCGAAGTGGTTGTTCGAGTGCGAACCCCACGTGAGGCCCCAGTCGCGGCACATCTGCGCGACGCGCACCGAGCCCTGCATCGTCCAGAAGTGCGGATCCGCGAGCGGGATGTCGACCGCCTGCAGCTGCACCGCGTGGCCCATCTGCCGCCAGTCGGTCGCGATCATGTTGGTCGCGGTCGGCAGCCCCGTCGCGCGGCGGAATTCGGCCATCACCTCGCGGCCCGAGTAGCCGTTCTCCGCGCCGCAAGGATCTTCCGCGTACGCGAGCACGTGATGGAGGTTGCGGCACAGCCGCACGGCTTCGTCGAGCGACCACGCGCCGTTCGGGTCGAGCGTCACGCGCGCGTCCGGGAAGCGCTCGGCGAGCGCCGTGACGGCCTCGACCTCGCGCGCGCCTTCGAACACGCCGCCTTTCAGCTTGAAGTCGTTGAAGCCGTAGCGCGCATGCGCGGCTTCCGCGAGCCGCACGACCGCCTCGGGCGTCAGCGCGGGCTCGTCGCGCACACGCGTCCAGTCGTCGGTGGCGCCGCGCCCGTCGCGATAGGGCAGCGCGGTTTGGGTGCGATCGCCGACGTAGAACAGGTAGCCGAGCATCTCGACGCGCTCGCGCTGCTGTCCTTCGCCGAGCAGCGCGGCGACCGGCACGCCGAGGTGCTGGCCGAGCAGGTCGAGCAGCGCGGCTTCGAGCGCGGTGACCGCGTGGATCGTCGTGCGCAGGTCGAAGGTCTGCAGCCCGCGGCCGCCCGCGTCGCGATCCGCGAAGCGGCGGCGCACGTCGTTGAGCACCGCGTGATGGTTGCCGACCGGCTGGCCGACGACGAGCGCGCGCGCGTCGTCGAGCGTGCGGCGGATGCTCTCGCCGCCCGGCACCTCGCCGACGCCGGTGCGGCCCGCGCTGTCCTTCAGGATCACGAGGTTGCGGGTGAAGAACGGGCCGTGCGCGCCGCTCAGGTTGAGCAGCATGCTGTCGTGGCCGGCGACCGGAATCGCTTGCAGGTCGACGATGCGCGGCGTGTCGTAGGAGGGCGAGGCAGTGACGGCGTTCATGGCGGCGATGACGATAGGGTGGGCGGCGCCGTGCGGCAAAAGCTTTGCCGCGCGCGGCAGGAGGTGCGATCATTCGACAACCGACGTGCGCGGTCACGCGCCGGCATGTCACTGCAACCCCGAATCGCGG
It encodes:
- the gudD gene encoding glucarate dehydratase; the encoded protein is MNAVTASPSYDTPRIVDLQAIPVAGHDSMLLNLSGAHGPFFTRNLVILKDSAGRTGVGEVPGGESIRRTLDDARALVVGQPVGNHHAVLNDVRRRFADRDAGGRGLQTFDLRTTIHAVTALEAALLDLLGQHLGVPVAALLGEGQQRERVEMLGYLFYVGDRTQTALPYRDGRGATDDWTRVRDEPALTPEAVVRLAEAAHARYGFNDFKLKGGVFEGAREVEAVTALAERFPDARVTLDPNGAWSLDEAVRLCRNLHHVLAYAEDPCGAENGYSGREVMAEFRRATGLPTATNMIATDWRQMGHAVQLQAVDIPLADPHFWTMQGSVRVAQMCRDWGLTWGSHSNNHFDVSLAMFTHVAAAAPGKVTAIDTHWIWQDGERLTREPLKIENGLVEVPKRPGLGIDIDMDAVAHAHELYKQHALGARDDAAAMQYLIPGWTFDNKRPCLVR